Proteins encoded together in one Flavobacteriales bacterium window:
- a CDS encoding response regulator — protein sequence MREDDITRIGDLGIDLYLNKSFDEDKLKKAVEKVIHANEDPNKEYKVLLVDDSDLNNSIVTHMMSTYNCKVDSVLNGKGALEKLDKIEYDLIIMDVNMPIMDGIVKVQ from the coding sequence ATGCGAGAAGATGATATAACCAGGATAGGAGACTTAGGGATAGATTTATACTTGAATAAATCTTTTGACGAAGATAAATTGAAAAAAGCTGTTGAAAAAGTAATCCATGCAAATGAAGATCCAAATAAAGAATATAAAGTATTACTTGTAGACGATAGTGATTTGAACAATTCGATTGTAACGCATATGATGAGTACTTACAATTGTAAAGTAGACTCTGTCTTAAACGGGAAAGGCGCTCTGGAGAAACTAGATAAGATTGAATATGATTTAATAATTATGGACGTAAATATGCCCATTATGGACGGGATTGTTAAGGTACAATAA